One window from the genome of Nitrospinota bacterium encodes:
- the arsB gene encoding ACR3 family arsenite efflux transporter, producing the protein MGGFERYLTLWVFLCIVAGITLGHFLPQPFQAIGNAKIFNVNIPVAILIWVMIIPMLLKVNFRALHQVRSHWKGIAVTVFINWAVKPFSMAFLGWLFIANLFADYLPAEQIDSYIAGLIILAAAPCTAMVFVWSNLTKGDANFTLSQVALNDVIMIFAFAPIVALLLGLSSITVPWETLFLSVALYIVVPVIAAHFWRNQITNGAGEAALEKTLKTLHPISLLSLLAILVLLFGFQGSQIIDQPMIIVLLAIPIVIQVYFNSGLAYLLNRRFGVAHSVAGPSALIAASNFFELAVATAISLFGFESGAALATVVGVLVEVPVMLSVVRLVNKTRGWYESYKVTEAPA; encoded by the coding sequence ATGGGAGGATTTGAGCGTTATTTGACGCTGTGGGTCTTTCTCTGCATTGTGGCAGGCATCACGCTGGGCCATTTCCTGCCGCAACCGTTTCAGGCTATCGGCAACGCCAAAATATTCAACGTCAATATTCCGGTCGCCATATTGATCTGGGTCATGATCATCCCCATGCTGTTGAAGGTAAACTTCCGCGCTTTGCACCAGGTGCGTTCGCATTGGAAAGGCATCGCCGTCACGGTATTTATCAACTGGGCGGTCAAGCCTTTTTCCATGGCCTTTCTGGGCTGGTTGTTCATCGCCAACCTGTTCGCCGATTATTTACCCGCCGAGCAAATCGACTCCTATATCGCCGGACTCATCATCCTGGCCGCCGCTCCCTGCACGGCAATGGTGTTTGTGTGGAGCAATCTGACTAAAGGCGATGCCAATTTCACCTTGAGCCAGGTCGCCTTAAACGACGTGATCATGATTTTTGCCTTCGCCCCCATCGTTGCTCTGTTACTGGGCCTGTCCTCAATCACCGTCCCATGGGAAACGCTGTTCCTGTCTGTGGCGCTCTATATCGTTGTGCCGGTCATCGCCGCGCATTTTTGGAGAAACCAAATAACAAATGGTGCAGGCGAGGCGGCCCTGGAAAAAACTCTCAAAACCCTGCACCCCATTTCGCTACTATCCCTCCTTGCGATTCTGGTTTTACTTTTCGGTTTTCAGGGAAGCCAGATCATCGACCAGCCGATGATCATCGTGCTCCTTGCGATTCCGATAGTGATTCAAGTTTATTTCAATTCCGGGCTGGCTTATCTGTTGAACCGCCGGTTCGGGGTCGCCCATTCCGTGGCGGGACCCTCGGCTCTCATTGCCGCCAGCAATTTTTTTGAACTGGCGGTGGCGACGGCCATCAGCCTGTTCGGTTTTGAGTCCGGCGCCGCATTGGCAACCGTGGTCGGCGTGCTCGTGGAAGTTCCGGTGATGTTGTCCGTGGTCCGGCTGGTCAACAAAACGCGCGGTTGGTATGAAAGCTATAAAGTGACTGAAGCGCCAGCGTAA